A genomic window from Lentibacter algarum includes:
- the galE gene encoding UDP-glucose 4-epimerase GalE, which translates to MGEQKVLVTGGAGYIGSHACKALKQAGFTPVTFDNLVTGWRDAVKFGPFERGDLINKSDVDRVFEEHAPVAVMHFAALSQVGESMQEPGLYWRNNVMGSLNLIQAAVEYGCIDFVFSSTCATYGDQDGVVLDEDSSQHPINAYGASKRAVENILADFRTAYRMNHVIFRYFNVAGADPEAEVGEFHQPETHLIPLILDAVDGKRDALTIFGTDYDTPDGTCIRDYVHVCDLVDVHVLGLKWLQVGRGSRVFNLGTGDGFSVREVIDQAGHVTNRPVPIVEGARRPGDCTKLVSGSSRAVSELGWSAGRSNMKQMITDAWRWHQNGAYTK; encoded by the coding sequence GTGGGTGAACAAAAAGTCTTAGTCACGGGTGGCGCGGGGTATATCGGCTCGCACGCCTGCAAGGCGCTTAAGCAGGCAGGCTTTACGCCTGTGACCTTTGATAATCTCGTCACAGGTTGGCGTGACGCGGTTAAATTTGGCCCGTTTGAGCGTGGGGATTTAATTAACAAATCTGATGTGGACCGAGTTTTCGAAGAACACGCCCCGGTTGCGGTAATGCACTTCGCAGCGCTGAGCCAGGTTGGCGAGAGCATGCAGGAGCCCGGCCTCTACTGGCGAAATAACGTCATGGGGTCACTGAACTTGATCCAGGCTGCAGTCGAGTATGGCTGCATTGATTTTGTATTTTCTTCGACTTGCGCCACTTACGGCGACCAAGACGGCGTGGTTCTTGACGAAGACAGCTCGCAGCATCCGATTAATGCCTACGGCGCCTCAAAGCGGGCTGTTGAGAATATTTTGGCCGACTTCCGGACGGCATATAGGATGAACCACGTGATTTTCCGCTACTTCAATGTCGCGGGGGCTGATCCAGAGGCTGAAGTGGGAGAGTTCCACCAGCCAGAGACGCACCTCATCCCCCTAATCCTTGATGCGGTTGACGGCAAAAGGGACGCGCTAACCATCTTTGGTACCGACTACGACACGCCAGATGGGACCTGTATTCGTGATTACGTCCATGTGTGCGACCTCGTTGACGTACATGTCTTGGGACTGAAGTGGCTCCAAGTTGGAAGAGGCAGCCGCGTTTTCAATCTTGGCACTGGTGATGGGTTTTCTGTCCGCGAGGTCATTGACCAGGCCGGGCACGTTACGAACAGGCCCGTCCCGATCGTTGAGGGGGCTCGGCGGCCGGGTGACTGCACAAAGCTGGTTTCGGGTTCATCACGCGCCGTCTCCGAGCTTGGCTGGTCGGCAGGAAGGTCGAATATGAAGCAAATGATCACCGACGCCTGGCGCTGGCATCAAAATGGGGCCTACACTAAGTGA